From the Ruminiclostridium josui JCM 17888 genome, one window contains:
- a CDS encoding Fur family transcriptional regulator, protein MDKNVLKSSDLKTTKRRMAILAVLENSAIPLTAEEIYSIVIKNVPMSLSTAYRTLGTLSDKGILLKNLSQDGKTYYQINSHQHKHQLVCTLCNETVPIDDCPLSNVEKSLIKQTGFTITGHSLEFSGICPKCAKHN, encoded by the coding sequence ATGGATAAAAATGTTCTAAAATCCTCAGATTTGAAAACCACTAAGCGCCGTATGGCTATACTTGCTGTACTGGAAAATTCAGCTATACCATTGACTGCAGAAGAAATATATTCCATAGTTATAAAAAATGTTCCTATGAGCCTGTCAACTGCTTACAGAACCTTGGGGACTCTTTCTGATAAAGGTATTCTTTTAAAAAACCTTAGTCAGGACGGCAAAACATATTACCAGATAAATAGTCATCAGCACAAGCATCAGCTAGTATGCACCTTGTGTAATGAAACTGTACCAATTGATGATTGCCCCTTATCAAATGTTGAAAAAAGTCTCATTAAGCAAACCGGATTCACAATAACTGGACATAGTCTAGAATTTTCAGGCATATGCCCTAAATGTGCTAAGCATAATTAA
- a CDS encoding GNAT family N-acetyltransferase produces the protein MKIASERLSFRFFTHEDFPLFYSIFSNEIVMRYAWIDKIDNEEDARAFFEGYINTDENINSDDSYAFAVFSKNGNEFIGFADVLVHSRNSSGGCGEIGYFLLPEYWGKGFATEIANTLIEFCFTRLGLHKVSARCNSNNLKSEGIMKKVGMTFEGELRKVRFKYGKWDDEKNYGILLEEWKAANH, from the coding sequence ATGAAAATAGCAAGTGAACGTCTCAGTTTCAGATTCTTTACCCATGAAGATTTTCCGTTATTCTATTCTATATTTTCAAATGAAATTGTAATGAGATATGCATGGATAGATAAAATAGACAACGAAGAAGATGCTCGTGCTTTTTTTGAGGGATATATAAATACAGATGAGAATATTAATAGCGATGATTCCTATGCCTTTGCAGTTTTTTCAAAAAACGGAAATGAATTTATAGGCTTTGCAGACGTACTGGTTCATAGCAGAAATAGTTCAGGAGGCTGCGGAGAGATAGGATATTTTTTGTTGCCGGAATATTGGGGCAAAGGCTTTGCAACAGAGATTGCAAATACATTGATAGAATTTTGCTTTACTAGGCTTGGACTTCACAAGGTATCTGCCAGATGCAATTCAAACAACCTTAAATCAGAAGGAATTATGAAAAAGGTTGGTATGACATTTGAAGGAGAGCTGCGCAAGGTAAGGTTCAAATATGGAAAGTGGGACGATGAAAAAAACTACGGAATCCTTTTAGAAGAATGGAAAGCAGCTAACCATTAA
- the tnpC gene encoding IS66 family transposase, which produces MDKTFTELELTKYSKKDIVQLFLKQQAILEKQSTQLEEMNKNITLLIEANKIGKQKRFGRSSEKMVYDEQMELCFNEAEVTAAGKLIEEPEFDEVCPKPYKRKKAKGKRNEDLKDLPVSIIEHTLNDDELRSIFGDTWKRLPDEVYKRLQFHPATFEVEEHHVAVYAGKDNQTIVKANRPVDLLRNSIVTPTLAAGILNGKYINALPLYRLEQEFKRNDIHISRQVMANWTIQCAERYLSLLYDRMHQELYQCSVSQADETPVIVSKDGRSAGSKSYMWVYRTGKMYEAPPIILYDYQKTRKADHPREFLKGYKGTIVTDGYEVYHKLEKEQADITIAGCWSHARRRFAAVVKTMDKEAAKDTLAYAALKQIALIYKIDNDLLGLSPQERVAKRKLLVRPEVEAFFAWVKEHRSDVPSQSETGKGFTYCLNQEKYLRTFLENGYVPLDNNATEGAIRGFCIGKNNWHLIDTVQGAQASAIIYSIAETAKANNLKPYHYFKYLLQQIPQHMNDKDTSFIDKLLPWSEDLPEECRKATQS; this is translated from the coding sequence ATGGATAAAACATTTACAGAACTGGAATTAACTAAATATAGTAAAAAAGATATTGTTCAGCTTTTTCTGAAGCAGCAGGCCATACTTGAAAAACAAAGCACTCAATTAGAAGAAATGAATAAAAACATCACTCTTCTGATTGAAGCAAATAAAATTGGAAAGCAGAAAAGATTTGGACGTTCATCTGAAAAGATGGTATATGATGAGCAGATGGAACTGTGCTTTAACGAAGCAGAAGTAACTGCTGCCGGAAAGCTTATTGAAGAACCTGAATTTGATGAAGTATGTCCTAAGCCATATAAGCGAAAAAAAGCAAAAGGAAAACGTAATGAGGACTTAAAGGATTTGCCTGTCAGTATCATTGAACATACTCTTAATGACGATGAGCTAAGATCTATTTTCGGAGACACATGGAAACGACTGCCTGATGAAGTGTACAAGCGCCTTCAATTTCACCCTGCTACATTTGAGGTGGAAGAGCATCATGTTGCAGTATATGCAGGAAAGGACAATCAAACCATTGTAAAGGCAAACCGCCCTGTTGATCTATTGCGCAACAGTATTGTAACGCCAACTCTGGCAGCTGGTATACTAAATGGAAAATATATAAATGCTCTTCCTCTATACAGGTTGGAACAGGAGTTTAAGAGAAATGACATACATATATCCAGACAGGTAATGGCAAACTGGACAATACAATGTGCCGAGAGGTACCTGTCACTATTGTATGATAGAATGCATCAGGAACTCTATCAGTGCAGCGTATCACAGGCTGATGAGACACCGGTGATTGTTTCAAAAGATGGACGATCTGCCGGTTCTAAAAGCTACATGTGGGTATATCGAACAGGAAAAATGTACGAGGCTCCGCCCATTATCCTGTATGATTATCAGAAAACACGTAAGGCTGATCATCCAAGAGAATTTCTCAAGGGGTATAAAGGGACTATTGTAACCGATGGATATGAAGTTTACCACAAGCTTGAGAAAGAACAAGCGGATATCACAATAGCAGGTTGCTGGAGTCATGCCCGTCGTAGGTTTGCAGCTGTTGTCAAGACAATGGACAAAGAAGCCGCTAAAGATACATTGGCATATGCAGCATTAAAACAAATAGCTTTGATATATAAAATAGATAATGATCTTTTGGGGTTATCTCCACAAGAGAGAGTCGCTAAACGCAAGCTTCTTGTAAGGCCTGAAGTAGAAGCTTTCTTTGCATGGGTAAAAGAGCATAGAAGTGATGTTCCATCACAATCAGAAACAGGCAAAGGCTTTACCTATTGCCTAAATCAAGAAAAATATCTGAGAACATTTCTTGAAAATGGTTACGTACCTCTGGATAATAATGCTACAGAGGGAGCTATAAGGGGCTTCTGCATAGGAAAAAACAACTGGCATTTGATAGACACAGTTCAAGGAGCCCAGGCAAGCGCAATAATTTACAGTATTGCAGAAACAGCTAAGGCTAATAACTTAAAACCATACCATTACTTCAAGTATTTACTGCAACAGATACCCCAACATATGAATGATAAGGATACATCCTTTATAGACAAGCTGCTTCCTTGGTCAGAAGATTTGCCTGAAGAATGCAGAAAAGCAACTCAAAGTTAG
- the tnpB gene encoding IS66 family insertion sequence element accessory protein TnpB (TnpB, as the term is used for proteins encoded by IS66 family insertion elements, is considered an accessory protein, since TnpC, encoded by a neighboring gene, is a DDE family transposase.), translating into MFNNATGFDQIYIACGYTDLRQGIDGLAGMVQNQFHLNPFQNILFLFCGRKTTRIKGLLWEGDGFVLLYKRLEGGRFQWPRSEAEMKEITPKQFRWLTEGLAIEQAKAVKKVSPSRII; encoded by the coding sequence ATGTTTAATAATGCTACTGGTTTTGACCAGATTTACATTGCATGTGGTTATACCGATTTGCGCCAAGGAATTGATGGCCTTGCTGGGATGGTTCAAAATCAATTTCATTTAAATCCTTTTCAAAATATCCTGTTTCTTTTCTGCGGAAGAAAAACAACAAGGATAAAAGGTCTTCTTTGGGAAGGTGATGGTTTTGTATTACTATACAAGCGTTTAGAAGGCGGAAGATTTCAATGGCCTCGCAGTGAAGCAGAAATGAAAGAAATCACACCTAAACAATTCCGATGGCTAACAGAAGGTCTTGCCATTGAGCAAGCAAAAGCTGTTAAGAAAGTGTCTCCCAGCCGTATTATCTAG
- the tnpA gene encoding IS66 family insertion sequence element accessory protein TnpA has product METKKVQQQYLLSKWAATIQECRATGMSVKDWCLENNVNMAQFFYWQRKIRKQLCSSVDNSAKDSSITFAPVQLTSSRNKSLQEVSFSTEMIVNVGGCQLQINNDTSPKLLETVLKVLQNV; this is encoded by the coding sequence ATGGAGACTAAAAAAGTACAACAACAGTACCTTCTTTCAAAATGGGCTGCTACTATTCAGGAATGCCGTGCTACCGGAATGTCTGTGAAGGATTGGTGCTTGGAAAACAATGTGAATATGGCTCAATTTTTTTATTGGCAGCGTAAAATACGTAAGCAACTCTGTTCATCGGTAGATAATTCAGCAAAGGATTCGTCAATCACTTTCGCACCCGTTCAACTCACGAGTTCCCGTAATAAGTCCTTGCAAGAAGTATCTTTTAGCACAGAGATGATTGTTAACGTTGGAGGCTGCCAATTACAAATTAATAATGATACTAGCCCTAAGCTGCTAGAGACAGTACTGAAGGTACTCCAAAATGTTTAA
- the cas2 gene encoding CRISPR-associated endonuclease Cas2, producing MYIVLIYDVEVDENGAKASRNIFKICKKYLTHVQKSVFEGDITPALLQQLKLELKKHIRKERDSVIIFKSREERWMQKEFWGKEDDKTSNFF from the coding sequence ATGTATATAGTTCTGATATATGACGTAGAAGTGGATGAAAACGGAGCAAAAGCATCACGGAATATTTTCAAAATATGCAAAAAATACCTGACACATGTGCAGAAATCTGTGTTTGAAGGAGATATCACTCCAGCTTTGTTACAACAGCTAAAGCTGGAACTTAAAAAGCATATAAGAAAAGAAAGAGATTCTGTAATTATTTTCAAAAGTAGAGAGGAAAGATGGATGCAGAAAGAATTTTGGGGAAAGGAAGATGACAAAACATCAAACTTCTTTTAA
- the cas1b gene encoding type I-B CRISPR-associated endonuclease Cas1b encodes MSESFYLFSDGELKRKDNVLRMTAPDGNFKDIKVNMTRDIYLFGEVSLNTKALNYAGQLSIPIHIFNFYGFYTGSFFPKETSVSGKLLVEQVMHYSEDSKRLKIAKAFIEAASYNILRNIRYYNERNRDLENTINEIKNLRNGIESAGDIKSLMGVEGSIRKVYYECWTSIIKQEVDFEKRVKRPPDNMVNTLISFVNSLIYTSCLSEIYVTQLNPTVSYLHSPGERRFSLCLDISEIFKPLIGDRLIFSLLNRNMITEKDFEKDSNYFYLKDTGRKKILMEYDESMNRTIKHKELGRNVSYRHLIRLECYKLIKHLMGDKEYEGFKIWW; translated from the coding sequence ATGTCAGAAAGTTTTTATTTATTTTCCGACGGGGAATTAAAGCGGAAGGATAATGTTCTAAGAATGACTGCACCTGACGGCAACTTCAAGGATATAAAAGTAAATATGACTAGGGATATCTATCTTTTTGGGGAAGTCTCTTTGAATACCAAAGCTTTGAATTATGCCGGGCAGTTGTCTATTCCTATACATATTTTTAATTTCTATGGCTTTTATACGGGTAGCTTTTTCCCGAAGGAGACAAGTGTTTCAGGGAAACTCTTAGTGGAACAGGTAATGCATTATTCAGAAGACAGCAAACGTCTTAAAATTGCGAAAGCATTTATTGAGGCTGCCAGCTATAATATTTTAAGAAATATTAGATATTATAATGAAAGGAATCGTGATTTAGAAAACACTATAAATGAAATTAAGAATTTAAGAAATGGAATAGAAAGTGCCGGGGATATTAAGTCTTTAATGGGTGTGGAAGGCAGTATACGAAAAGTGTATTATGAATGTTGGACAAGTATTATTAAGCAGGAAGTTGATTTTGAAAAAAGGGTTAAAAGACCGCCTGACAATATGGTTAATACGCTTATTTCATTTGTAAATTCGTTGATATATACAAGTTGTTTATCTGAAATATATGTGACCCAGTTAAATCCTACAGTTAGCTATTTACACAGTCCTGGTGAGCGAAGATTTTCTCTCTGCCTTGATATTTCTGAAATTTTTAAGCCATTAATAGGAGACAGGCTGATATTTTCCTTACTGAATAGAAATATGATAACGGAAAAGGATTTTGAGAAGGATTCCAATTACTTTTATCTTAAAGATACTGGAAGAAAGAAAATATTGATGGAATACGATGAAAGTATGAACAGAACCATAAAACATAAGGAGTTAGGAAGAAATGTCTCATACAGACACTTAATTCGTTTGGAATGTTATAAGCTTATAAAACATCTAATGGGTGATAAGGAATATGAAGGGTTTAAAATTTGGTGGTGA
- the cas4 gene encoding CRISPR-associated protein Cas4, whose protein sequence is MICLRITGTMFYYYFVCQRKLWYFVNNITLEQENENVLLGKLIDESSYGREDKQVLIDETVNVDFIKDWKVLHEVKKSKSIEEASMWQVKYYIYFLRQRGIKIEKGVLDYPKIKQRKEVLLTKQDEKEIEEILHSIEKIVIQEKSPEVIDSKICRACAYYEFCYI, encoded by the coding sequence GTGATATGTTTGAGAATTACAGGAACTATGTTTTATTACTATTTTGTTTGCCAAAGAAAGCTGTGGTACTTTGTCAATAACATTACTCTGGAGCAGGAAAATGAAAATGTGCTTCTGGGAAAGCTCATTGATGAAAGTAGCTATGGAAGGGAGGACAAGCAGGTTCTAATAGATGAAACGGTTAATGTTGACTTTATAAAGGACTGGAAGGTTCTGCATGAGGTCAAAAAAAGTAAAAGCATAGAAGAGGCTTCCATGTGGCAGGTAAAGTATTATATATACTTTCTTAGACAAAGGGGAATAAAAATTGAAAAAGGCGTCCTCGATTATCCAAAAATAAAGCAAAGAAAAGAAGTTTTGCTCACAAAACAGGATGAGAAGGAAATAGAGGAAATCCTCCATAGTATTGAGAAAATTGTTATTCAAGAAAAAAGCCCTGAAGTTATTGATTCGAAGATATGCAGAGCTTGTGCATACTATGAATTTTGCTACATTTAA
- a CDS encoding CRISPR-associated helicase/endonuclease Cas3 — protein MDSRTLDEKFIAKTRPRRKDIQWHTDDLLVNLDILKKMYPNLKTDWELLRLACIYHDMGKMNFRFQNRVHGKGSTTGLPHGVLSLGFIDVDYLEDKGYSDKDIGLLFHAVAYHHERDMDFEMDEIYNEIETLKSVFPKYNYLALPTRYFKPRFDIDFFDKGQRFYESKDGDYFFKYIMLKGLLNRLDYAASAEIIVENPNDFLIESMNDLLKKWQTKNLETQWNDLQKYMIKQQDKNVIVIAQTGMGKTEAGLLWLGNSKGFFTLPLKSAINAIYKRIIENIVPEKFDERVALLHSDTLKIYSEQAEGEKEIDFETYYTRTRQLSLPLTVCTLDQIFDFVFRYKGFEPKLATLSYSKVIIDEIQMYSHELVAYLVLGLKYITKMGGKFAIMTATLPQLILNLLEEEGIEFEIPRVFTNSLIRHSLKRIEASINDNESIEQISKAYNKNKVLVICNTIKMAKEVYAKLKGILPEDCKNDIHLLHSGFIRCHRTEKENCILKTGSKGSNESGIWVTTQLVEASLDIDFDLLFTELSDLNGLFQRMGRCYRHRLLDVDYNCFVFTGGSRKCSGVGINSVIDPQVHNLSKEALTKDGVLSEDDKIKMIENTYTSEKLENYYSEIKRTIEYIKSISEYELNKQDVNEMFRDIDQVLVIPLRIYKENEESIQTEIEILNDKSQIINTKIKARDRLRDLMVPVNSRLAEQTKSFKLKISRAEEIVIVDADYTDELGISFENTQKQEFRDAESRMF, from the coding sequence ATGGACAGCAGGACATTAGACGAAAAATTTATCGCAAAGACAAGACCTAGACGTAAAGATATTCAATGGCATACAGATGATTTGTTAGTTAACCTTGATATTCTTAAAAAGATGTATCCCAATCTGAAAACAGATTGGGAACTTCTTCGTCTGGCATGTATATACCATGATATGGGGAAAATGAATTTTCGATTTCAGAATAGAGTCCACGGGAAAGGGAGCACTACAGGATTACCACACGGGGTTCTCAGTCTTGGTTTTATTGATGTAGATTATTTGGAAGATAAGGGATATTCGGATAAAGATATTGGCTTGCTATTTCATGCAGTTGCATATCACCATGAAAGAGATATGGATTTTGAAATGGATGAGATTTACAATGAAATCGAAACTCTTAAAAGTGTTTTCCCCAAATACAACTATTTGGCACTTCCAACAAGATACTTTAAACCTAGATTTGATATTGATTTTTTCGACAAAGGACAGAGATTTTACGAATCAAAAGACGGTGATTACTTCTTTAAATATATAATGTTGAAGGGACTTCTGAATAGACTGGATTATGCCGCTAGTGCGGAAATAATAGTAGAAAATCCTAACGATTTTTTGATAGAATCAATGAATGATCTCTTAAAAAAATGGCAAACAAAAAATTTAGAAACTCAATGGAATGATTTACAGAAGTATATGATAAAACAACAAGATAAAAATGTTATAGTTATTGCACAGACAGGAATGGGAAAAACAGAAGCAGGTTTGTTATGGTTGGGTAACAGCAAAGGATTTTTTACATTACCTCTAAAAAGTGCTATTAATGCTATTTACAAACGTATTATAGAAAATATTGTACCTGAAAAATTTGACGAGAGGGTTGCCTTGCTTCATTCAGACACATTGAAGATTTATTCCGAACAGGCTGAAGGTGAAAAAGAAATTGATTTTGAAACATATTACACCAGAACAAGGCAATTATCACTTCCCCTGACTGTGTGTACGTTAGATCAGATTTTTGACTTTGTTTTCAGATATAAAGGTTTTGAACCAAAGCTTGCTACTTTGTCATATTCCAAAGTAATCATTGATGAAATACAGATGTATTCTCATGAACTTGTTGCATATCTTGTTTTGGGACTAAAATATATTACTAAAATGGGTGGGAAGTTTGCAATTATGACTGCCACTCTTCCCCAACTGATACTTAATCTTCTTGAAGAAGAGGGTATAGAGTTTGAAATACCCCGGGTATTTACCAATAGTTTAATACGCCACAGCCTGAAAAGAATAGAAGCCTCTATAAACGACAATGAAAGTATTGAGCAAATATCAAAGGCATATAACAAAAACAAAGTGCTTGTAATATGCAACACAATAAAAATGGCAAAAGAGGTTTATGCAAAGCTTAAAGGAATTTTACCGGAAGATTGCAAGAATGATATACACTTACTCCATAGCGGATTTATACGCTGTCATCGAACAGAAAAAGAAAATTGCATATTGAAGACCGGAAGTAAAGGAAGCAATGAATCAGGAATATGGGTTACCACACAGTTGGTAGAAGCCTCACTGGATATAGATTTTGATTTGCTTTTCACAGAATTATCAGATTTGAACGGACTATTCCAGAGAATGGGGAGGTGCTATCGTCACAGACTTCTTGATGTGGACTATAACTGTTTTGTATTTACAGGAGGAAGTAGAAAATGCAGCGGGGTAGGAATAAATTCGGTTATAGACCCACAGGTTCATAATTTGTCTAAAGAGGCTCTTACCAAGGATGGAGTTCTTTCAGAAGACGATAAAATAAAAATGATTGAAAATACATACACTTCTGAAAAACTGGAAAATTATTATTCTGAAATAAAAAGAACTATAGAGTACATTAAATCAATTTCTGAATATGAGCTTAACAAGCAGGATGTAAATGAAATGTTCAGAGATATAGACCAGGTTTTAGTTATTCCTTTGAGGATTTACAAGGAAAATGAAGAAAGTATACAAACAGAAATAGAAATTCTTAATGATAAATCACAGATTATTAATACAAAGATAAAGGCACGAGATAGATTGCGTGATTTAATGGTGCCTGTAAACAGCAGACTTGCTGAACAAACCAAAAGCTTTAAACTGAAAATTAGCAGAGCAGAGGAAATTGTGATTGTGGATGCAGATTATACTGATGAATTGGGAATCAGCTTTGAAAATACACAGAAACAGGAATTCCGGGATGCTGAAAGCAGAATGTTCTGA
- the cas5b gene encoding type I-B CRISPR-associated protein Cas5b, translating into MKGIRLEISQDMVNYKKPASFQLKETYPLPPYSTVIGMIHNLCGYEEYHPMQVSIQGKYFSKVNDLFTRYEFKNGMSYDAGRHQLKVGGFGVSRGVATSELLVDVELLIHIVPEEDEVLEKIYNSFIKPVEYPSLGRREDLVVINDVSIVEINKETIKESDRLKSGYAAYIPLSYLNEEYVKPNSKEGVEYSGTRYKLNKNYTLDNYGTNKSPKIFRKWNTVEVLYGHDVIMRRRKPFYMDDRQDFVFLA; encoded by the coding sequence ATGAAGGGAATTAGGTTAGAGATTAGTCAGGACATGGTTAATTACAAAAAACCTGCCAGCTTTCAATTAAAAGAAACATATCCTCTGCCTCCGTACTCCACGGTTATAGGTATGATTCATAACCTTTGTGGATATGAGGAATATCATCCCATGCAGGTAAGTATTCAGGGAAAGTATTTTTCAAAGGTAAATGACCTTTTTACAAGATACGAATTCAAAAACGGCATGTCATATGATGCAGGCAGGCACCAACTAAAAGTAGGGGGATTTGGTGTTTCAAGAGGGGTTGCAACTTCCGAACTTTTGGTTGATGTAGAACTTCTTATACATATAGTCCCGGAAGAGGATGAGGTTTTGGAGAAAATATATAATAGCTTTATAAAGCCAGTTGAATATCCCTCTTTGGGGAGGCGGGAAGACCTAGTCGTTATAAATGATGTAAGTATTGTAGAAATCAATAAGGAAACTATAAAAGAAAGTGATAGATTGAAAAGCGGATATGCGGCATATATACCTTTATCCTATCTTAATGAGGAATATGTTAAACCGAATTCTAAAGAAGGAGTGGAGTATTCCGGAACACGGTATAAACTTAACAAAAACTACACCCTGGATAATTACGGTACTAATAAATCCCCCAAAATCTTTAGGAAATGGAATACGGTAGAGGTTCTTTACGGACATGATGTAATCATGAGACGAAGAAAGCCATTTTACATGGATGATCGTCAGGATTTTGTTTTTTTGGCCTAG
- the cas7i gene encoding type I-B CRISPR-associated protein Cas7/Cst2/DevR, producing the protein MTDLKIKGLTMTIIFQAESANYGESVGNVASLKKISRNKGEQYTYISRQAIRYNIAEQLGEAFAPVAQEGSGDKKVIQFLEEATIDKYPEIDFFGYLKTEKGSNGKKRAAKVRLSNAISLETFKGDLDFLTNKGQADKIKKDMNIAQAEIHKSYYRYTIAADLDQIGIDDEYGIVLENSERARRVKKLLDTVAMLYRDIRGRREDLKPLFVIGGLYDIKNPVFQNVVSVRNNCIQVNEITGVMYEGIKEHTHTGIVDCRFDNTNEVKEVLKATTVPEFFEALKKEVDMYYEGN; encoded by the coding sequence ATGACTGATTTAAAAATAAAAGGATTAACAATGACAATTATTTTTCAAGCTGAAAGTGCTAACTATGGAGAAAGTGTAGGAAATGTTGCTTCATTGAAAAAAATATCTAGAAATAAAGGAGAGCAATATACATACATATCACGTCAAGCCATTAGATACAATATTGCAGAACAGCTTGGGGAAGCCTTTGCACCTGTAGCACAAGAAGGAAGCGGAGATAAAAAGGTTATTCAATTTCTGGAGGAAGCAACCATTGATAAATACCCTGAAATTGACTTTTTCGGTTATCTCAAGACTGAAAAGGGAAGCAACGGCAAGAAGAGAGCTGCAAAGGTAAGATTGTCCAATGCCATTTCTCTTGAAACTTTTAAAGGTGACTTAGATTTTTTAACAAATAAGGGACAAGCTGACAAGATAAAAAAAGATATGAATATAGCACAGGCTGAAATCCACAAATCCTATTACAGATACACAATTGCTGCTGACCTTGATCAGATAGGAATTGATGATGAATATGGTATAGTACTGGAAAACAGCGAAAGAGCAAGACGTGTAAAGAAGCTTCTGGACACAGTTGCAATGCTGTACAGAGACATAAGGGGACGTAGAGAGGATTTAAAGCCGCTATTTGTAATAGGTGGGCTATATGATATAAAAAATCCTGTATTTCAAAATGTAGTATCTGTCAGGAATAATTGCATACAGGTAAACGAGATTACAGGTGTAATGTATGAAGGCATTAAGGAGCATACCCATACAGGAATAGTTGACTGTCGCTTTGATAACACCAATGAGGTGAAGGAGGTATTGAAGGCTACAACAGTACCCGAGTTTTTTGAGGCACTGAAAAAAGAGGTGGATATGTATTATGAAGGGAATTAG